The following coding sequences are from one Nymphalis io chromosome 17, ilAglIoxx1.1, whole genome shotgun sequence window:
- the LOC126774738 gene encoding uncharacterized protein LOC126774738 translates to MKFLIFFGLLAAVATAENVRSDPRIFNIIGSILNFLNQKPAERPTVVDGPVVVDGPLQPIIIGPAIVNPEYEPISVGPAIVENEPISVGPAIVDQEYEPISVGPAIVEPEFEDIAVGPVIVDEIAPGPVVPAPVPSPVYPFPITSPLVQVIVNVESNGAGNPVSVEGVEPSPVIVAPSPVPVPDPVIVVEQPTVPEPVIVAPIPEPAILLPGILN, encoded by the coding sequence ATGAAATTCCTCATATTTTTCGGACTCTTAGCCGCTGTAGCTACAGCTGAGAATGTCAGAAGCGACCCTcgcatttttaacattattggaAGCATTCTAAATTTCCTGAACCAAAAACCCGCTGAAAGGCCCACTGTAGTCGATGGCCCCGTTGTAGTCGACGGCCCTCTTCAGCCTATCATTATTGGACCCGCAATCGTAAACCCAGAATATGAACCTATTTCCGTTGGACCTGCTATCGTAGAAAATGAACCTATCTCCGTTGGACCCGCTATCGTAGACCAAGAATATGAACCTATCTCGGTTGGACCTGCTATTGTAGAGCCAGAATTTGAGGATATTGCTGTTGGACCCGTTATCGTCGATGAAATTGCTCCTGGTCCCGTTGTCCCCGCTCCTGTCCCCTCTCCCGTGTACCCCTTCCCCATTACTTCTCCTCTTGTACAAGTAATCGTTAACGTAGAGTCCAACGGCGCTGGTAACCCCGTGTCTGTTGAGGGTGTCGAACCCAGCCCCGTCATCGTTGCTCCTTCTCCCGTACCCGTGCCTGACCCAGTGATCGTCGTCGAGCAGCCTACAGTTCCTGAGCCCGTTATTGTGGCTCCCATTCCTGAGCCCGCGATTCTCCTACCTGGTATCctcaactaa
- the LOC126774737 gene encoding uncharacterized protein LOC126774737, protein MKFLIFFGLLAAVATAENVRSDPRIFNIIGSILNLLNQKPAERPTVVDGPIVVDGPLQPIIIGPAIVNPEYEPISVGPAIVNPEYEPISVGPAIVEYEPISVGPAIVDQEYESISVGPAIVEPEIEDIAVGPVIVDEIAPGPVVPTPVPSPVYPFPITSPLVQVIVNVESNGAGNPVSVEGVEPSPVIVAPSPVPEPEPVIVVDQPTVPEPVIVAPIPEPAILLPGILN, encoded by the coding sequence ATGAAATTCCTCATATTTTTCGGACTCTTAGCCGCTGTAGCTACAGCTGAGAATGTCAGAAGCGACCCTcgcatttttaacattattggaAGCATTCTAAATCTCCTGAACCAAAAACCCGCTGAAAGGCCCACTGTAGTCGATGGCCCCATTGTAGTCGACGGCCCTCTTCAGCCTATCATTATTGGACCCGCAATCGTAAACCCAGAATATGAACCTATCTCCGTCGGACCCGCTATCGTAAACCCAGAATATGAACCTATCTCCGTTGGACCTGCTATCGTAGAATATGAACCTATCTCCGTTGGACCCGCTATCGTAGACCAAGAATATGAATCTATCTCGGTTGGACCTGCCATTGTAGAGCCAGAAATTGAAGATATTGCTGTTGGACCCGTTATCGTCGATGAAATTGCTCCCGGTCCCGTTGTCCCCACTCCTGTCCCCTCTCCCGTGTACCCCTTCCCCATTACTTCTCCTCTTGTACAAGTAATCGTTAACGTAGAGTCCAACGGCGCTGGTAACCCCGTGTCTGTTGAGGGTGTCGAACCCAGCCCCGTCATCGTTGCTCCTTCTCCCGTACCTGAGCCTGAGCCAGTGATCGTCGTTGACCAGCCTACAGTTCCTGAGCCCGTTATTGTGGCTCCCATTCCTGAGCCCGCGATTCTCCTGCCTGGTATCctcaactaa